The following are from one region of the Dreissena polymorpha isolate Duluth1 chromosome 2, UMN_Dpol_1.0, whole genome shotgun sequence genome:
- the LOC127866980 gene encoding uncharacterized protein LOC127866980 — MTPVLVMDLIKGRPRPVPMDNAQEAAAMRAMGTTPDLFSDTLGYKIQLQQSILFGCALVSAALGAQAGSVLTCPRRDLRFDELTWTEDQTNKKGIHRGNVLAVN, encoded by the exons ATGACCCCTGTTCTGGTCATGGATCTTATAAAGGGCCGCCCTAGACCGGTGCCGATGGACAATGCACAGGAAGCGGCGGCTATGCGCGCCATGGGCACGACCCCGGACCTGTTCTCCGACACTCTGGGTTACAAGATTCAGCTGCAACAAAGCATTCTGTTTGGGTGCGCGTTAGTGTCGGCCGCGCTCGGAGCGCAAGCGG GTTCAGTGTTAACATGCCCGCGTAGAGATCTGCGTTTTGATGAACTTACTTGGACCGAAGATCAGACAAACAAGAAGGGGATACATAGAGGGAACGTGTTGGCTGTTAACTGA